The window ACGGCAACCAGACCCAGGCGGAGATCGCCGCCCGCTTCGGCATCTCCCAGATGCACGTCTCCCGGCTGCTGTCGCGGGCGCTGACCTGGCTGCGTCAGGCGATGCTGGCCGACGCCCCGCCGCCGTGGCAGAACGGGACCGCCGAGTCGTCCGAGCCGGCGAAGACCAGGATCTCGGTGCGGCACAACGGCGACCGGGTGGTCGTGGAGGTCGGCGGGGAGGTCGACCGGGACGGCGCGGACCAGCTCCGCCGGGCGATGCTGGAGGCGGTGACCGGGCAGCCCGCCGAGGTGGTGGTCGACCTGGTGGGCGCCGGTGGCTTCGACGCCGGCGGCATCGCCGCGCTGATGGCGGGCCGCGAGGCCGCCGCCCGCACCGGGGTACCGCTACGGCTGACCCGCGTCCAGCCGGCCGTGCGCCGCTCACTCACCGCGGCGGGCCTGGCGGCGGCCCGCGAGGGCTGAGACCACGTCGCGAAGAGGGCCGGCACCCCCGGGGTGCCGGCCCTCTCGCGTACGCCCGCTCAGCGCTCGGGCGTGTCGCCGGGCCCGCGCGGATGCCGCCAGCGCTCCCTGGCCTGCGGCTCCCGGTCGCCGCCGGGGCGGGTCTCCTCCGGCTCGTCGGTCTGCTCGAAGCTGGGCCGACGGATGTCGTCCGGCTCGGGGACGTCCACGGGCCGGGCCCCGGACTGCGCCGCGGGCTGGAACGCGGCGGCCTCCCGCGCGCCGTGCGCCCCCTCGGCGGCCGGCGCCTCGGGCACGTGCCTCTCGCGGTGCAGCTCGTCGCCGAAGTCCTGCGGCGGCTTCGTGGTGCGCTGGGGCAGGTCCCGGCCGAGGTCGGCGACGAGCGGACCGTACTTGGCGTCGAAGGCGGGTCGCTCCGAGCGGATCCGGGGCATCCGGTCGAAGTTGCGCAGCGGCGGCGGGCAGGTGGTGGCCCACTCCAGCGAGTTGCCGAAGCCCCACGGGTCGTCGACGTTCACCATCGCCCCGTAGCGCCAGGACTTCCAGGCGTTCCAGATGAAGAAGAGCGTGGACGCGCCGAGCACGAAGGCGGAGATGCTGGAGATGGTGTTCAGGGCGGTGAACCCGTCGGACGGCAGGTAGTCGGCGTACCGGCGGGGCATGCCCTCGTTGCCCAGCCAGTGCTGGACGAGGAAGGTGCCGTGGAAGCCGAGGAACATGGTCCAGAAGTGGGCCTTGCCGAGCCGGTCGTCGAGCAGCCGTCCGGTCATCTTCGGCCACCAGAAGTAGAAGCCGCCGAAGAGCGCGAAGACCACCGTGCCGAACAGCACGTAGTGGAAGTGCCCGACGACGAAGTACGTGTCGTGGGTGTGCCAGTCCGCCGGCGGGCTGGCCAGCAGCACCCCGGTGAGGCCGCCGAAGAGGAAGGTGACCAGGAAGCCGATCGCGAAGAGCATCGGCGTCTCGAAGGTGATCTGCCCCTTCCACATGGTGCCGATCCAGTTGAAGAACTTCACGCCGGTGGGCACCGCGATCAGGTAGCTCAGGATGCTGAAGAACGGCAGCAGCACCTGGCCGGTGGCGAACATGTGGTGGGCCCACACGGTCATCGACAGCACGGTGATCGCGATGGTGGCCAGCACGAGGCCGGTGTATCCGAAGATCGGCTTGCGGGAGAAGACGGGGATGATCTCGGTGATGATGCCGAAGAACGGAATCGCGATGATGTAGACCTCGGGATGGCCGAAGAACCAGAACAGGTGCTGGTAGAGCATCGGGCCGGCGGTCCCCGGGTCGTACACGTGGGCGTTGAGCAGCCGGTCGGCCGCGAGCGCCAGCAGCGCGGCGGCGAGCAGCGGGAACACCAGGATCACCAGCACGCTGGTGAAGAGCATGTTCCAGGTGAAGATCGGCATCCGGAACATGGTCATGCCCGGCGCGCGCAGGGTGAGGATCGTGGTGATCAGGTTGACGGCGCCGAGGATGGTGCCCAGCCCCGAGATCACCAGGCCGATCACCCACATGTTGGCGCCGACGCCGGGGGAGTGCTCCTGGCTGCTCAGCGGCGAGTACGCGGTCCAGCCGAAGTCGGCGGAGCCGCCCGGGGTGAGGAATCCCCCGAGCACCATCAGGCCGCCGAACAGGTAGAGCCAGTACGCGAGGGCGTTGAGCCGGGGGAACGACACGTCGGGGGCGCCGATCTGGATCGGCACGATGTAGTTGGCGAACCCGAACGCCGCGGGGGTGGCGAACAGCAGCAGCATGACCGCGCCGTGCGAGGTGAAGAGCTGGTTGTACTGCTCGGCCGAGAGGAACTGCAGGTTGGGCCGGGCCAACTCGGCGCGCATCAGCATCGCCTGGATCCCGGCGACCAGGAAGAAGCCGAACGAGGTCAGCAGGTAGAGCAGGCCGATCTGCTTGTGGTCGGTGGTGGCCAGGAACCGGGTCAGTTTGCCGCCGGGAAGCGCCTTGCGCAGCGGCCCGGGGTAGCCGCCGAAGCGTGCCGGCGCCAGGATCGCCGGTCCTCGGTCGCGTGGTTCCGTGGTTACCCGCTTGGGCATGTGACTCTCACCCCGCCAGACGACAGATAGGACGGCGCGGCTACCCGCCCCGCATCCCATGAAACCAGGCGACAGCGGTTATTCAGGCGAGAGTGGTAAATTCGGTCAATTCGCGGGCAGTATGGCCCAGACGACCTTCCCGTCGCCGGCGGGGGCGCTGCCCCACCGCTGGGCCGTCTCGCGGACGAGCAGCAGCCCCCGGCCGCCCTCGGCGCGCAGGTCGGCGGCGCCGGCCCGGACCGCGGTCCGGCTGCCGTCGGCGACGACCAGGTGCAGGTACGGCCGGCACAGGGTCAGCGTCACCTGCATCGGCGTGCCGGCGTGCCGGACGACGTTGCCGACCAGCTCGCTGAGCACCAGCGACGCCGGCCCGACGGTCTCCGGCAGGTTCCAGCGGGCGCACGCGTCGGTGACCAGCTCCCGCGCCCGCCGGCAGGCCTCCGCCACCGGTTCGAGCCGGGCCCGCAGCCGGGGCGCCGCCGCCGCGTTCGCCACCCGGGTCGCCTCGTCGCAGTCGCGGCGCACGGGCACCACCCGGCAGGCGGTCGACTGGGCCAGCCAGGTCGCCGCCTCGCCCGGCGGGGCGCACAGCACGACGGGCACCGCCGGCCAGCCGGCCGCGCGACGGGCGATGGCGGCGAAGACCGAGAGGGCGAGCCGGTCACGGACGGTGACGTCGGTGAGGTCGACCACGAGCGCGTCGGGCTGGCTGGCGAGGCAGCCGTCGAGCGCGTCGTGCACCGTGCGCATCGTGCCGAGATCGAGGTCGCCACGCAGGCGTACGACGGTCACCGGCGACTCGTCGTGCACCTCGCAGGTGATCCGGCTCGGCATCGGGCGCCCTCGTTTCGCATCGTCGGGGATCTGCGAACTACCCGGCCGCGCGGAGGGTCAAACGGACCGGCCGGGGCGTCGCCGCCCCGGCCGGTCACGATGCGTCACCGGCGGGTCCGGTCCCGCGTGGTCAGGATGCCGAGCGCGATCATGCCCAGGCCCAGGAACAGGTGCAGCCAGTTGTCGGCGTTGTTGACCGGGATGAAGTTGGCCGCGCTGTCATGGTCGATCACCAGGCCGTAGAGCCAGAGCACCAGGTAGATCGCGCCGCCGCCGACCAGGTACGTCCGCGCGCCCGTGACGGTGCGGGCCAGCAGCAGCCCGGCCACCCCGAAGAGCAGGTGGACGATGTTGTGCAGCACCGAGACCTGGAACAGGCCGAGCAGCTTGGATTCGGAGTCGTGCCCGGCGAAGCGCAGGTCGCCGAAGTTGCTGGTGATGCCCGGCACGAAGCCGAGCACGCCGACCAGGAGGAAGACCACCGCCACGGCGGTGGCGGCCCGCCGGACGGGAGCCCTGCCGTCGGCCGGGTTGTGCCGGGCGCGGGAGTGCGCCATGGGACCGGTCACCGCCGTCTCCTCACTGTGCGAGAACGCTGAGTGGATCGCGCCTTCCCGCTGCCCCCACCGTCAAACCCCACCGCCGGGGGACCGCCCCATCCAGGCGCCGGCACACAGCCGGGGCCGGCCCACCGTGACGGCGGGCCGGCCCCGGGGTGCGGATCGCCGGTCAGGCCGGTTGCAGGCGCGGTGCGGCGGCGAGCTGGCGGACCCGCTCGTAGAGGCCCACGTACTTCTCGGCCATCACCGCGGGGGTGAAGCGGACGGCGGCCTCGCGCCGGCACTCGTCCGGATCCAGCAGGCCGGCGGCCAGCAGCAGATCGCCCAGCTCATCCTCGTCGGCGGTGAGCAGGCCGGTGCGGCCGTGCTCGATCAGCTCGGGCAGGCAGCCCCGGGCGGTGGCCACCACCGGCGTGCCCAGGGCCAGCGACTCGACCACCGCCGTGCCGCCCGGCTCCTCCCAGCGCAGCGGGAACAGCGAGGCCCGGGCGCCGGCCAGCAGGTCGTCGCGTTCCTGCCCGGCCACGGTGCCCACCCAGCGGACCAGGTCACCATCGACGTGCGGCGCCACCTCGTCGTAGAAGAACCGGACGTCCGGGTTCTGCCGGGCCTCGTCCCCGGCGGCGGCCAGGTCCTCCGGCCGGTGGTACGGGCCGACGGGCCCGGCGAGCACCAGCGGCACCCCCACCCGCCGGGCGAGGCGCGCGCCCACGTCCTGGCCCTTGCCCGGGTTGATCCGGCCGAGGATGATCAGATAGTCGCCCTTCTCCACCCGGGGCCGACGGTCCGCGTCGACGGCGAGCGGGGTGGACAGGTGCACGTGGCCCACCGAGTGCTCCCGCAACGCTTGGGGCGCGCGGGCCAGCTGCGAGGCGGAGACCCCGTTGACCCGGACCCGGTCGCCGCCGTCGACGTTGCCGTAGAGCGCCGGGTGCTTGGCCAGGTCCCAGTGCAGCGTGTGCAGGGCCGGCGGGGCGTCCGGGCCCATCGCGGCGAGCGTCGCCAGGCCGACCGCCTCCACATGGTCGTGCACCAGGTCGATGTCGTCGCGCGAGTGCAACGCGCGCACCACGCCGTTCAGGTGCGCCTGGGAGATGCCGCAGACCTGGTTGTACGGCCGTTGCAGGGCGTGGAACTGCCCGTCGGGAAAGACGGAGAACTTCTCGTCGACCGGCAGGGTGCTGCTGTCGACCGACGCGAGCACCACCCGTACGCCGAGCCGGCGCAGCTCCGGCACCAGCGTCGCGATCACGTTCTCGATGCCGCCGTAGCCGGGCGGCGGCACGGACAGCCACGGACCGGCGTTCATCAGGACGGTGAGGCTCATGCGGGATTCCTTCCCTCGGCGGGGGCCTGGGCCGTCCGCGTCCGGTCGTTCGCGGTCACGGGGGGTCGCGTGGTCACGCCGCGGCGACCCGTCGGCGGGGGATCCGGTGCCGCAGCTCGGCCAGGGGCGGCCGTTCCTCGACGGAGACGTCGCTGACGACGATCTCCCGGTCCAGGTTCGGCAGGGCGTCGGAGCCGCCGCGCCGGAACTGGGTCAGCAGCGCGGCGGGCATCGCCCCCGGTGCCGCCCAGCCGCGCCGCTGCAGCCGCGACCAGGCGGTGAGCATGATCTGGGCCGACATCCGGCCCAGCGCGGCCGTGTCCTGGTGGCGGTGCTTGCGCTCGCCCAGGTCCACCTGGGCCAGCGCGTCCAAGCCGACCAGCTCGAGCAGGTCGATGAGCATCGCCGTCTCGACCCCGTAGCCGGAGACGAACGGCACCCGCTCCAGCACCTCCCGGCGGCCGGCGTACTCACCGGCGAGGGGCTGCACGAAGCCCGCCAGCTCGGGCCAGAACAGGTTCAGCATCGGCCGGGCCATCAGCTCCGTCACCCGCCCGCCGCCGTCGGCCTCCACACTCGACGCCCCGACCAGCGGGCGGTGGTAGAAGCCCTTCACGAAGTCCACCGAGGGATCGGTCAGCAGGGGACCGATCAGCCCGGTCACGAAGTGCGGACGGAACTCGCGCAGGTCGGCGTCGATGAACGCCACCACGTCGCCCTCGGCCGCGGCCAACCCGGCCCAGAGCGCGTCGCCCTTGCCGGTCAGCCGGGGCAGGCCCCGGGTCATCGCGTCCTGGCTCACCACCTCCGCGCCGGCGGCGCGGGCCACGCTGGCGGTGCGGTCGGTGGACCGGGAGTCCACCACGATCAGCTCGTCGACCAGGGCCACCCGCTCCATCAGGTGCTCGCGGATCGTCGACACGATCGCACCGACCGTGGCCTCCTCGTTTCGGGCCGGCAGGACCACGCTGACCCTGCTGTCCCCCTTGGCGCGGATCAGCCGCCGCGCCGGCCAGTCACCCGCCGACGTGGTGCGGTAGGTGGCCCACGCCTCCACCACCGGTGACACCATCGTTTCCGTATTCCGCACAGGCACCCCCAGATCGTGGCGGAAAAACCTTCCCTGTTTTTCCCACTACCGCACTCGCGCTAACGCAGCATGCCTAACAGCTTGATCACGTCAGTGACGTGACCGGGTTCCGCCCTGGTGAACGTTTGGTTGCGCGCACGCGGGGGGAGTGCAGTCGCCGAACGCGAAACTGTGGCGAAGGGGCTCTTACATGCGCACGTGCCGGGTGGGACTGGTTGGGGCCGGCGGGGTGGCGCAACGCCACGCCCGGGTGTTGGGCGGCTTCGCGGACGTGGAACTGCTCGGGGTGACCGACGTGGTGCCGGAGGCGGCGGCGGAACTGGCGGACGCGCACGGCGCCCGGACCTTCGGCGACGTCGGGGAACTGCTGGCCGCCGGGCCGGACGCGGTCTACGTCTGCGTGCCGCCGTTCGCCCACGGGCCGGCCGAGGAGACGGTCGTCGCGGCCGGTGTGCCGATGTTCGTCGAGAAGCCGGTCGCCGTCGACCTGGTGACCGCCGAGCGCATCGCCGACCTGGTGGCCGGGCGGGGGCTGCTCACCGGCGTCGGGCACCACTGGCGGTACCTGCCGGTGGTGCAGCAGGCCCGGGAACTGCTCGGCGACCGTCCGGTGCGGATGGTCAGCGGCGCGTGGTGGGACAAGGTGCCCCCGGTGGCCTGGTGGTCGCGGCGGGACCGCTCCGGCGGCCCCGTGGTCGAGCAGGCCGCCCACGTGCTGGACCTCATCCGGTGCCTGGTCGGCGAGGCCACCGAGGTCACCGCGTACGGCAACGGCACCCCGCCGTCCGTCGACGGCGCCGACATCGACTCGGTGACCACCGCGACGCTGCGCTTCGCCGGCGGCGCGGTCGGCACGCTCACCGCCGCCTGCGTGCTCGGCTGGAAGCACCGCGCCGGACTGGAGATCCTCGCCGACGGGCTGGCCCTCTCGCTCAGCGAGGACGGCCTGGTCGTACGCGACGCCGACGGGGAACGCCGCTTCGACGCCGACCCCGAGGCCGCCCGGGTGGCCGTGGACCGGGCCTTCGTCGACGCGGTCCGGGGCGTCGGCGACGACGTCCGCGTCCCGTACGCCGAGGCCCTCGGCACCCAGCGGCTCGCCCTCGCGGTCGCCGACTCCGCCCGCACCGGCCGGCCCGTACGGCTGGACACGCCCGTCGCCGCGCCGCTCGCCGCGGGGGTGACCGTCGATGCGTGACCACGTCGTGGTGGTCAGCGGCCCGGGCCGGGTGGAGCTGGTCGAGCAGGACGCCGCCGAGCTGACCGACGGCACGTTCCGGGTCGAGACGCTGTTCAGCGGCGTTTCCGCGGGCACCGAACTCAGCTACGTCAAGGGCACCAACCCCTACCTCAACGTCACCTGGAACGCCGACCTCGGGCTCTTCCAACCGGGCGCGGCCAGCACCCCGTACCCGGTGACCCGGCTGGGCTACATGCAGGTCGGCCGGGTGGTGGAGAGCCGTACGCCCGCCGTCGCCGTGGGCACCGTCGGCGCGATGACGTACGGACACCGCACCGGTTGGGTCGCCGACCCGGTCGCCGAGCGGTTCGTGCCGTTGCCCGAGGACCTCGACCCGCTGCTCGGCGTCTACGTCGCGCACATGGGGCCGATCTGCGCCAACGGGGTGTTGCACGCCGCCGCCGACCTGCACGGCGCCGACGTGCGGTCGCTGGGCGACGGGGTGCGGGGCCGCCGGGTCGCGGTCGTCGGCAGCGGGGTGGTGGCCCTGCTCACCGCCCTGTTCGCCAAGCGGCACGGCGCCGCCTCGGTGGTGGTGCTCGACCCGACCCCGCAGCGGCGGGCCGTCGCCGAGGCGCTGGGCCTGGAGACCCTCGACCCGGAGGCCGACGACCCGGCGGTGGTGCTCAAGACCCGCTGGGCGCACGGCCCCGGCGACCGGGGCGCCGACGTGGTGTTCCAGTGCCGGGGGCAGGCGTGGGCGTTGCAGCTCGCGCTGCGCCTGCTGCGCCCCCAGGGCACGGTCGTCGACCTGGCCTTCTACCAGGCCGGCGCGGACGCGGTCCGGTTCGGCGAGGAGTTCCACCACAACGGACTGTCGCTGCGGTGCGCGCAGATCGGCCGGGTGCCGCGCGGGCTCGCCCCCACCTGGGACCGGGAGCGCCTCTCCGCCGAGACGATCGACCTGCTGCGCGCGTACGGGGACGTGATCCGCAAGCACCTCGTCTCGGCGGTGGTGCCGTTCGAGCAGGCCCCGGCCCTGCTGACCGATCTCGCTGAGCGGCGCCGCCAGGAGCTCCAGGTGGTGCTGACCGCCTGAGGCCCCGCGTCGCCCCCCGGGCGGATGGTGCGGCCCGATACCGTGCCAGCCATGACCGCCGCCGCTCCCGTGACGACCGCCGACGACCCCGTGCCGACCGCCGCCGGCGGTCCGGGCGCCCCCGTGGACGACCGGCGGATCGGCCTGGTCGCCCTGCTGCCGTACCTGCGCGCCCACCGCGGCACCCTCGCCGTGG is drawn from Micromonospora sp. NBC_01740 and contains these coding sequences:
- a CDS encoding DUF4383 domain-containing protein — protein: MAHSRARHNPADGRAPVRRAATAVAVVFLLVGVLGFVPGITSNFGDLRFAGHDSESKLLGLFQVSVLHNIVHLLFGVAGLLLARTVTGARTYLVGGGAIYLVLWLYGLVIDHDSAANFIPVNNADNWLHLFLGLGMIALGILTTRDRTRR
- a CDS encoding STAS domain-containing protein, coding for MPSRITCEVHDESPVTVVRLRGDLDLGTMRTVHDALDGCLASQPDALVVDLTDVTVRDRLALSVFAAIARRAAGWPAVPVVLCAPPGEAATWLAQSTACRVVPVRRDCDEATRVANAAAAPRLRARLEPVAEACRRARELVTDACARWNLPETVGPASLVLSELVGNVVRHAGTPMQVTLTLCRPYLHLVVADGSRTAVRAGAADLRAEGGRGLLLVRETAQRWGSAPAGDGKVVWAILPAN
- the ctaD gene encoding aa3-type cytochrome oxidase subunit I, with amino-acid sequence MPKRVTTEPRDRGPAILAPARFGGYPGPLRKALPGGKLTRFLATTDHKQIGLLYLLTSFGFFLVAGIQAMLMRAELARPNLQFLSAEQYNQLFTSHGAVMLLLFATPAAFGFANYIVPIQIGAPDVSFPRLNALAYWLYLFGGLMVLGGFLTPGGSADFGWTAYSPLSSQEHSPGVGANMWVIGLVISGLGTILGAVNLITTILTLRAPGMTMFRMPIFTWNMLFTSVLVILVFPLLAAALLALAADRLLNAHVYDPGTAGPMLYQHLFWFFGHPEVYIIAIPFFGIITEIIPVFSRKPIFGYTGLVLATIAITVLSMTVWAHHMFATGQVLLPFFSILSYLIAVPTGVKFFNWIGTMWKGQITFETPMLFAIGFLVTFLFGGLTGVLLASPPADWHTHDTYFVVGHFHYVLFGTVVFALFGGFYFWWPKMTGRLLDDRLGKAHFWTMFLGFHGTFLVQHWLGNEGMPRRYADYLPSDGFTALNTISSISAFVLGASTLFFIWNAWKSWRYGAMVNVDDPWGFGNSLEWATTCPPPLRNFDRMPRIRSERPAFDAKYGPLVADLGRDLPQRTTKPPQDFGDELHRERHVPEAPAAEGAHGAREAAAFQPAAQSGARPVDVPEPDDIRRPSFEQTDEPEETRPGGDREPQARERWRHPRGPGDTPER
- a CDS encoding glycosyltransferase translates to MSLTVLMNAGPWLSVPPPGYGGIENVIATLVPELRRLGVRVVLASVDSSTLPVDEKFSVFPDGQFHALQRPYNQVCGISQAHLNGVVRALHSRDDIDLVHDHVEAVGLATLAAMGPDAPPALHTLHWDLAKHPALYGNVDGGDRVRVNGVSASQLARAPQALREHSVGHVHLSTPLAVDADRRPRVEKGDYLIILGRINPGKGQDVGARLARRVGVPLVLAGPVGPYHRPEDLAAAGDEARQNPDVRFFYDEVAPHVDGDLVRWVGTVAGQERDDLLAGARASLFPLRWEEPGGTAVVESLALGTPVVATARGCLPELIEHGRTGLLTADEDELGDLLLAAGLLDPDECRREAAVRFTPAVMAEKYVGLYERVRQLAAAPRLQPA
- a CDS encoding glucosyl-3-phosphoglycerate synthase — encoded protein: MVSPVVEAWATYRTTSAGDWPARRLIRAKGDSRVSVVLPARNEEATVGAIVSTIREHLMERVALVDELIVVDSRSTDRTASVARAAGAEVVSQDAMTRGLPRLTGKGDALWAGLAAAEGDVVAFIDADLREFRPHFVTGLIGPLLTDPSVDFVKGFYHRPLVGASSVEADGGGRVTELMARPMLNLFWPELAGFVQPLAGEYAGRREVLERVPFVSGYGVETAMLIDLLELVGLDALAQVDLGERKHRHQDTAALGRMSAQIMLTAWSRLQRRGWAAPGAMPAALLTQFRRGGSDALPNLDREIVVSDVSVEERPPLAELRHRIPRRRVAAA
- a CDS encoding zinc-dependent alcohol dehydrogenase; this encodes MRDHVVVVSGPGRVELVEQDAAELTDGTFRVETLFSGVSAGTELSYVKGTNPYLNVTWNADLGLFQPGAASTPYPVTRLGYMQVGRVVESRTPAVAVGTVGAMTYGHRTGWVADPVAERFVPLPEDLDPLLGVYVAHMGPICANGVLHAAADLHGADVRSLGDGVRGRRVAVVGSGVVALLTALFAKRHGAASVVVLDPTPQRRAVAEALGLETLDPEADDPAVVLKTRWAHGPGDRGADVVFQCRGQAWALQLALRLLRPQGTVVDLAFYQAGADAVRFGEEFHHNGLSLRCAQIGRVPRGLAPTWDRERLSAETIDLLRAYGDVIRKHLVSAVVPFEQAPALLTDLAERRRQELQVVLTA
- a CDS encoding Gfo/Idh/MocA family protein, which produces MRTCRVGLVGAGGVAQRHARVLGGFADVELLGVTDVVPEAAAELADAHGARTFGDVGELLAAGPDAVYVCVPPFAHGPAEETVVAAGVPMFVEKPVAVDLVTAERIADLVAGRGLLTGVGHHWRYLPVVQQARELLGDRPVRMVSGAWWDKVPPVAWWSRRDRSGGPVVEQAAHVLDLIRCLVGEATEVTAYGNGTPPSVDGADIDSVTTATLRFAGGAVGTLTAACVLGWKHRAGLEILADGLALSLSEDGLVVRDADGERRFDADPEAARVAVDRAFVDAVRGVGDDVRVPYAEALGTQRLALAVADSARTGRPVRLDTPVAAPLAAGVTVDA